One part of the Tunicatimonas pelagia genome encodes these proteins:
- the prfA gene encoding peptide chain release factor 1 — protein MIDKLEAIKDRFEEVGQLMIQPDAMADMKNYTKLTKEYGELEKIVKKYEEYRQVLDNIRSAKDVLETEKDDEFRELAKAELDDMEPQQVTLEEELKYMLIPKDPNDSKNVILEIRAGTGGDEAAIFAGDLFRMYSLFAENLGWNFSVISLTDGTVGGYKEIITSVTGEDVYAKLKFESGVHRVQRVPATESQGRVHTSAATVAVLPEAEEVDVEVNMGDVRKDTFRASGAGGQHINKTESAVRLTHIPTGIVVECQDGRSQHANFDKALTVLRSRIYEKELAKQNAEISDQRRSMVKSGDRSDKIRTYNYPQSRVTDHRINYTVYNLPTVMDGQLGDFVEQLRIAENAEKLQEG, from the coding sequence GTGATTGATAAACTAGAAGCAATAAAAGACCGATTTGAGGAAGTAGGGCAACTCATGATACAGCCCGACGCGATGGCTGACATGAAAAACTACACCAAATTAACCAAAGAATACGGTGAGTTAGAGAAGATTGTAAAGAAATACGAAGAATATCGGCAGGTGCTCGATAATATTAGAAGTGCCAAAGACGTGCTAGAAACGGAGAAGGATGATGAATTTCGGGAGTTGGCCAAGGCTGAGTTAGACGATATGGAGCCCCAGCAAGTAACATTAGAAGAAGAATTGAAGTACATGCTGATTCCCAAAGATCCTAACGATAGTAAAAATGTAATTCTGGAAATTAGAGCCGGAACCGGAGGTGACGAAGCCGCTATTTTTGCGGGCGATCTATTCCGAATGTACAGCCTGTTCGCCGAAAATCTAGGCTGGAATTTCTCAGTGATTAGCCTTACCGATGGTACCGTAGGCGGATACAAGGAAATTATCACTTCAGTAACTGGCGAAGATGTATACGCTAAGTTGAAGTTTGAATCAGGTGTCCATCGGGTACAGCGCGTGCCTGCTACCGAATCGCAGGGGAGGGTACATACCTCGGCGGCAACCGTAGCGGTGCTGCCCGAAGCCGAAGAAGTAGATGTAGAAGTAAACATGGGCGATGTGCGAAAAGATACGTTCCGGGCCTCTGGAGCGGGCGGACAGCACATTAACAAAACGGAGTCGGCGGTTCGGCTCACTCATATTCCCACTGGCATAGTGGTTGAATGCCAGGATGGCCGTTCGCAGCACGCGAATTTTGATAAAGCTCTAACAGTATTACGCTCCCGGATTTACGAAAAAGAACTAGCCAAGCAAAACGCCGAGATCAGCGATCAGCGCCGATCCATGGTAAAGAGTGGCGACCGCTCGGATAAAATTCGAACGTATAATTATCCGCAAAGCCGGGTGACCGACCATCGGATTAACTACACCGTATATAATTTACCTACCGTAATGGATGGCCAACTAGGCGATTTTGTGGAGCAACTTCGTATTGCTGAGAATGCTGAAAAATTACAGGAAGGATAG
- a CDS encoding GAF domain-containing protein — protein MKKVRFSIGGKILGGFLTLIVLFTANAVISIITLNSGIELTEKTTEVTDPSADAIVNLMTMVNESEKLITSWVYLQNNEDNKQALKDLHADYPQMKEVITQLSNAWEDSSQILQIDTVLIQFESLIDSEKEIMASLVSFEDYEDPMAKLLAENMIEDDIIPHTKEIRRQLDEISDIKEQEAAQAQIENITSYLQLRRIIIVLGAITIAIGLIGAFVISRKITGPIGYLKKVILELGKGRLPEENTQESHKFSSDEVGQMADAVDGLVKGLKDTSAFAESIGKGDYNAEFSPLSDEDILGNSLINMRDNLHKVAKEDQVRNWATEGTAQFGELLRQNNDDMQKLTQTILSNLISYLHANQGGLYLIQAKDTSEPFMTLEACYAWDREKYLDQKIYKGEGLAGQSWQEKDTIYLTDVPDDYVLIASGLGEANPTSILIVPLMVNEEVYGVIELASFEEFKPYEIEFLRKIAESIASTISTVKVNARTQQLLAESQQMTEQMQAQEEEMRQNMEELQATQEEVDRKTGEMKSRLDAIDESGIAFIEFNTEGIIVTANQSFLSLMGYQLEEIQGRHHRIFVDPNYAQSAEYKEFWEKLRGGQEQSGEHKRITKSGAEVYIRGYYLSVKDKNDNTTKVIKYALDVTELKQKSMAVEA, from the coding sequence ATGAAAAAAGTACGATTTTCAATTGGCGGAAAGATATTAGGAGGGTTCCTGACCCTCATTGTCCTATTTACTGCAAATGCTGTCATTAGTATCATAACGCTAAACTCCGGTATAGAATTAACGGAAAAAACTACCGAGGTTACTGACCCTTCGGCCGATGCTATCGTCAACCTTATGACGATGGTCAATGAATCAGAAAAGCTGATTACCAGTTGGGTGTACTTACAAAATAATGAAGATAACAAGCAGGCACTAAAAGACTTGCATGCCGACTATCCTCAAATGAAGGAAGTGATAACGCAACTGAGCAATGCCTGGGAAGATAGCAGTCAAATACTGCAAATTGATACGGTTCTCATTCAATTTGAGTCGCTTATCGATAGCGAAAAAGAAATTATGGCCAGTTTGGTTTCTTTTGAGGATTACGAAGATCCGATGGCTAAATTGTTAGCGGAAAATATGATTGAGGACGATATAATTCCGCATACCAAAGAGATTCGTAGACAGCTAGACGAAATTAGTGATATTAAGGAGCAAGAAGCTGCCCAAGCCCAGATTGAAAATATTACTTCTTATTTACAATTGCGGAGAATTATCATCGTGCTGGGTGCAATAACCATTGCTATAGGGTTGATAGGAGCCTTTGTGATAAGCCGTAAAATTACCGGTCCGATTGGCTACTTGAAGAAGGTGATACTAGAACTAGGGAAAGGACGATTGCCCGAAGAGAACACTCAGGAGTCTCATAAGTTTAGTAGCGATGAAGTAGGTCAGATGGCCGATGCTGTAGATGGTTTGGTAAAAGGGCTAAAAGATACATCGGCGTTTGCCGAGAGCATTGGTAAGGGAGACTATAATGCTGAGTTCTCTCCTTTGAGCGATGAAGATATTTTAGGTAACTCGCTCATCAATATGCGGGATAATCTTCATAAAGTAGCTAAAGAAGATCAGGTACGCAATTGGGCTACCGAAGGTACAGCTCAATTTGGTGAACTGCTTCGTCAGAATAATGACGACATGCAGAAACTCACCCAAACAATCTTATCCAATCTAATTTCTTATCTACACGCCAACCAGGGCGGGTTGTACCTCATTCAGGCTAAAGATACGAGCGAACCGTTTATGACCTTGGAAGCCTGTTATGCTTGGGATCGGGAAAAATATTTAGACCAAAAAATTTACAAAGGAGAAGGGCTGGCCGGACAATCGTGGCAGGAGAAAGATACCATTTACCTGACTGACGTGCCAGATGACTACGTGCTGATTGCGTCAGGCTTAGGTGAGGCCAACCCTACCAGTATCTTGATTGTACCTTTAATGGTGAATGAAGAAGTGTACGGGGTAATTGAGTTGGCTTCATTTGAAGAGTTTAAACCTTACGAAATAGAGTTTTTACGAAAGATTGCCGAAAGCATTGCCTCTACTATATCTACTGTAAAAGTAAACGCTCGTACTCAACAACTATTGGCCGAATCGCAGCAAATGACCGAGCAAATGCAAGCCCAAGAGGAGGAAATGCGACAGAACATGGAAGAACTACAGGCCACGCAAGAAGAGGTAGATCGTAAGACGGGTGAAATGAAAAGTAGGCTTGATGCTATTGACGAGAGCGGTATTGCTTTCATCGAGTTTAATACCGAAGGTATCATCGTTACTGCCAATCAATCATTTTTATCTTTAATGGGGTACCAACTAGAAGAAATACAGGGACGGCATCATCGTATTTTTGTAGATCCAAATTACGCCCAATCGGCGGAGTATAAAGAGTTTTGGGAGAAGTTGCGAGGGGGACAAGAGCAATCCGGGGAACATAAGCGTATCACTAAAAGCGGTGCTGAGGTGTACATTCGAGGGTACTATCTCAGTGTTAAAGATAAAAACGACAATACTACCAAGGTGATAAAGTATGCACTGGATGTTACTGAGCTTAAGCAGAAAAGTATGGCAGTTGAGGCTTAA
- a CDS encoding arginine decarboxylase, with protein sequence MRKYADLIHKTFDFPTADFDMQSSGLQFHGVPLMEVIQRFGTPSKITYLPQISTNIRRAKQMFGQAMQKYQYQGEYRYCYCTKSSHFAFVLAEALKNDIHLETSSSYDIPIIRRLYDQGRINKDILIVCNGYKRDLYQQYITELLNDGFQNCIPVLDNLEELPYYEQHVRDPFDVGIRVASDETPRFELYTSRLGVRYSNAVELYREQLQHNEKVRLKLLHIFVNQGIDDSAYYWSELNRFVEMYCELRKICPTLDTIDIGGGFPIKNSLWFTYDYEYIVEQIIENIQSVCRENNTPTPHLLTEFGMYTVGESGATIYSVLGQKQQNDKELWYMIDGSFITQLPDIWGLNRKFIMLPINHWNQPYQKVNLGGLTCDSMDYYNTEAHRNEVFLPKIPLNEPLYVGFFNTGAYQEAIGGYGGIQHCLIPAPKHVVIDQNENGEFTYQLFAPEQNSESMLNVLGYD encoded by the coding sequence ATGCGAAAGTACGCCGATCTAATTCATAAGACGTTTGATTTTCCTACCGCCGATTTTGATATGCAGTCAAGCGGTTTGCAATTCCACGGTGTTCCGCTGATGGAGGTAATTCAACGATTTGGTACCCCCAGTAAAATTACGTACCTACCTCAGATTAGCACCAACATCCGACGAGCTAAACAAATGTTTGGGCAGGCCATGCAGAAATACCAGTATCAAGGGGAGTATCGGTACTGCTACTGCACCAAATCGTCGCACTTTGCATTTGTGCTGGCGGAGGCATTAAAAAATGATATTCATCTGGAAACTTCTTCCTCCTACGATATTCCAATCATTCGGCGGTTATACGATCAAGGGAGAATAAATAAGGATATTCTTATTGTATGCAATGGCTACAAACGCGACTTGTATCAGCAATACATTACCGAATTACTGAACGATGGGTTTCAAAATTGTATTCCGGTGCTGGATAATTTAGAGGAACTGCCTTATTACGAACAGCACGTTCGCGATCCGTTTGATGTTGGTATCCGAGTGGCCTCCGACGAAACCCCTCGGTTTGAATTGTATACTTCCCGGCTTGGCGTTCGCTACAGCAATGCGGTAGAGCTTTATCGGGAACAACTTCAGCATAACGAAAAAGTGCGGCTTAAACTGCTACACATCTTTGTAAATCAGGGCATAGATGATTCGGCTTACTACTGGAGCGAGCTAAACCGCTTCGTAGAAATGTACTGCGAGCTCCGAAAAATCTGCCCCACACTGGATACCATCGATATTGGCGGAGGTTTCCCAATCAAGAACTCACTGTGGTTTACCTACGATTACGAATATATTGTTGAGCAAATTATTGAGAATATCCAGAGTGTTTGCCGGGAAAATAATACTCCTACCCCGCACCTACTGACTGAGTTTGGCATGTATACCGTAGGCGAAAGCGGAGCTACCATTTATTCGGTGCTAGGACAAAAACAGCAAAATGATAAGGAGCTGTGGTACATGATTGACGGCTCCTTTATTACCCAATTGCCTGATATTTGGGGATTGAACCGAAAGTTTATCATGCTACCAATCAACCACTGGAACCAGCCTTACCAAAAAGTAAACCTGGGCGGGCTCACCTGCGATAGCATGGATTATTACAACACCGAAGCGCACCGTAACGAAGTCTTCTTACCTAAAATCCCTCTGAATGAACCACTGTACGTTGGTTTCTTCAATACTGGGGCGTATCAGGAAGCTATTGGTGGGTACGGCGGTATTCAACACTGCTTAATTCCCGCCCCGAAGCACGTAGTAATTGATCAGAATGAAAATGGTGAGTTTACCTACCAGTTGTTTGCCCCTGAACAAAACAGTGAATCAATGCTAAACGTACTGGGCTACGACTGA
- the argS gene encoding arginine--tRNA ligase has translation MNIEKQLIEGIQAAFQHHYQHVLASDEIGLQPTRKDFAGSHTFVTFPYARVTRQSPPQTAETIGNYLKEQVGIVKDFNVVKGFLNIELADSVWVSTLQSILQQYQSEQPYGFQPDNGKKVMVEFSSPNTNKPLHLGHLRNNFLGDAMSRILRANGYAVHNVNIVNDRGIHICKSMLAYQKFGQGETPESAGLKGDHLVGKYYVEFDKHYKAEISQLVAQGTEEEQAKKEAPLMKEAQEMLKQWEQGEAETVALWKKMNAWVYEGFDATYQKIGVSFDQIYYESDTYLLGKDIVEEGLEKEVFYRKEDGSVWIDLSDEGLDEKLVLRGDGTSVYMTQDLGTAELRYRDWPFNRLVYVVGNEQNYHFKVLFSILKRLGRPYADGLFHLSYGMVDLPSGKMKSREGTVVDADDLIDEVIQQARKKTEALGKIEELTPSQAEELFQMLGLGAIKYFLLKVDPKKRMLFNPEESVQLQGDTAPFIQYTHARISAILQKATHDGINHEAFGSLSEIHGSEQEVIELLAVFPQKVQLAGAEYAPSVIAQYVFDLAKAYNRFYSEVSIFAEKDADKVAFRVALSSAVAQTISAGLGLLGIQAPKQM, from the coding sequence ATGAACATAGAAAAACAACTGATTGAAGGGATTCAGGCAGCCTTTCAGCATCATTATCAACATGTACTTGCATCCGATGAGATTGGTTTACAGCCCACCCGAAAAGATTTTGCTGGGTCGCACACCTTTGTTACCTTTCCCTACGCCCGGGTTACCCGCCAAAGCCCACCCCAAACTGCCGAAACAATTGGTAACTATCTCAAAGAGCAAGTTGGTATTGTTAAAGACTTCAACGTAGTGAAGGGCTTTTTGAACATAGAATTGGCCGATTCAGTGTGGGTGAGTACCCTTCAATCAATTCTTCAGCAATATCAGTCGGAGCAACCCTACGGATTTCAGCCGGATAATGGCAAAAAGGTGATGGTTGAGTTTTCTTCTCCTAATACCAATAAACCATTGCACCTCGGGCATCTGCGAAATAATTTTTTGGGCGATGCAATGTCCAGAATTCTACGAGCCAACGGTTACGCGGTGCACAACGTCAATATCGTAAATGATCGGGGTATCCATATTTGTAAATCAATGCTGGCCTACCAAAAATTCGGTCAGGGCGAAACTCCTGAATCAGCTGGTCTTAAGGGCGATCATTTGGTAGGCAAGTACTACGTAGAATTTGATAAGCATTACAAAGCCGAAATTAGCCAATTAGTTGCACAAGGCACGGAAGAAGAACAAGCCAAGAAGGAAGCACCCCTAATGAAAGAGGCCCAAGAGATGCTGAAGCAGTGGGAGCAGGGAGAGGCAGAAACGGTAGCTCTGTGGAAAAAAATGAATGCTTGGGTGTACGAAGGTTTTGATGCTACCTACCAGAAGATTGGAGTTTCATTCGATCAGATTTATTACGAATCAGACACCTACTTGCTCGGAAAAGATATTGTAGAAGAAGGGCTGGAAAAAGAAGTGTTTTACCGGAAAGAAGACGGCTCAGTTTGGATTGATTTGAGCGATGAGGGTTTAGACGAAAAGCTAGTACTGCGGGGCGATGGTACCTCGGTATACATGACCCAGGATTTGGGTACTGCCGAACTGCGGTACCGCGATTGGCCGTTCAATCGGCTGGTGTATGTAGTGGGTAACGAACAGAACTACCATTTTAAAGTACTATTTTCTATCTTGAAACGGCTGGGACGACCCTACGCTGATGGTTTATTTCATCTTTCCTACGGCATGGTAGACCTGCCTTCCGGGAAAATGAAATCGCGAGAAGGAACAGTAGTAGATGCTGACGATCTGATTGATGAAGTGATTCAGCAAGCCCGAAAAAAGACGGAGGCACTGGGCAAAATTGAAGAACTAACTCCTTCGCAAGCTGAAGAGCTTTTTCAGATGTTAGGACTGGGAGCCATTAAATATTTTCTGTTGAAAGTAGACCCCAAGAAACGAATGCTGTTTAACCCCGAAGAATCGGTACAGCTTCAGGGAGATACGGCTCCGTTTATTCAGTATACCCATGCCCGAATTTCCGCCATTTTGCAGAAAGCAACCCACGATGGAATCAATCACGAAGCATTTGGCTCGTTGTCCGAGATTCATGGTTCCGAGCAGGAGGTGATAGAGCTTCTGGCAGTTTTCCCTCAAAAAGTTCAATTGGCCGGAGCGGAGTACGCCCCATCGGTAATTGCCCAGTACGTATTTGACCTAGCCAAAGCCTACAACCGCTTTTACTCGGAAGTATCAATTTTTGCTGAGAAAGATGCGGATAAAGTAGCGTTTCGGGTGGCTTTGTCATCAGCCGTGGCGCAAACCATTTCTGCGGGGCTGGGTTTGTTAGGTATTCAGGCTCCGAAGCAAATGTAA
- a CDS encoding 1,4-dihydroxy-2-naphthoate polyprenyltransferase, whose amino-acid sequence MPTLKDWVEAARPRTLPLALASIGMGAFLAASVEQFRWEVLVLTVLTTIFLQVLSNFANDYGDSIHGADSNDREGPQRAVQSGAISPAAMRRAMSLFALLSFVSGVTLLLISIQWNIQVLVVFLGLGLLAIAAAITYTSGKKPYGYAGLGDISVLIFFGLVGVLGSFYLHTAFFDPLTILPALSCGLLSVAVLNVNNIRDIKTDALAGKKSIPVRLGRSRAVIYHWLLLSVGITCSVVFVLLSYNTAYQWIFLLSVPLLIKNGIAVQTKKQAVELDPYLKQLALSTLIYVLTFGIGHLL is encoded by the coding sequence ATGCCCACACTGAAAGATTGGGTTGAAGCAGCTCGTCCGCGAACGTTGCCTTTGGCCTTAGCATCCATCGGCATGGGAGCATTTCTGGCGGCTTCCGTAGAGCAGTTTCGGTGGGAAGTTTTGGTACTCACAGTACTGACAACTATTTTTCTGCAAGTGCTATCTAACTTCGCTAATGACTACGGCGATTCTATCCACGGAGCTGATAGTAATGATCGGGAAGGCCCCCAACGAGCGGTGCAATCAGGAGCTATATCACCCGCTGCCATGCGACGAGCCATGAGCCTGTTTGCGCTCTTATCATTTGTCAGTGGAGTTACTTTGCTGCTTATCAGCATTCAGTGGAATATCCAAGTACTAGTAGTATTTCTGGGGTTAGGCTTATTAGCAATCGCTGCGGCCATCACGTACACATCGGGTAAAAAACCCTACGGCTACGCCGGGCTAGGCGATATATCCGTATTGATCTTTTTCGGTTTGGTAGGCGTGTTGGGTTCGTTTTACCTACATACTGCCTTTTTTGACCCACTAACCATACTACCTGCGCTGAGTTGCGGACTATTATCCGTAGCCGTACTCAACGTAAATAATATTCGGGATATTAAAACCGATGCATTGGCTGGCAAAAAATCTATTCCGGTACGTTTGGGGCGTAGCCGGGCGGTGATTTATCATTGGCTTTTACTATCCGTAGGAATTACCTGTTCGGTGGTCTTTGTGCTACTCTCGTACAATACTGCTTACCAGTGGATATTTTTGTTGAGTGTTCCTCTGTTAATAAAAAATGGAATAGCGGTACAGACTAAAAAGCAGGCGGTTGAATTAGATCCCTATCTGAAGCAATTGGCTTTGTCTACCCTAATTTATGTGCTTACTTTCGGAATAGGCCATTTATTGTAA